The Mauremys reevesii isolate NIE-2019 linkage group 13, ASM1616193v1, whole genome shotgun sequence genome contains a region encoding:
- the LOC120380135 gene encoding olfactory receptor 6M1-like, whose amino-acid sequence MAGLEKVNQTTITEFLLVGFETRPELQITLFVMFFTIYLSTVAGNILLILTVWTDHHLHTPMYFFLSNLSFLETGYVSNVIPRLLVSFLTQDKTISLPGCCIQLYVFSFLGTTECFLLTGMSYDRYLAICRPLHYVTLMSPRTCLLLAVASWTCGFVAPSFTVITTSKLAFCSQGEINHFFCDLTAVLRLSCEDTSIVKVTSLILASIITLVPFVLTITSYIYVILTILGIPSTAGRKKAFSTCSSHLIVVSTFYGALIIMYVVPSGNQSLDFNKVFSLLYTVVTPMFNPIVYSLRNKEVRDALGRVIHKMLLSPLM is encoded by the coding sequence ATGGCTGGGCTAGAGAAGGTGAACCAAACCACTATCACAGAATTTCTGTTGGTTGGATTTGAGACCCGTCCCGAGCTGCAGATAACCCTCTTTGTGATGTTCTTCACTATCTACCTGTCAACCGTTGCTGGGAacattctcctcattctcacagTTTGGACTGACCATCATCTCCACactcccatgtacttcttcctcagCAACTTGTCCTTCCTGGAAACCGGCTATGTTTCCAATGTCATCCCCAGGCTGCTGGTGAGTTTTCTGACGCAGGACAAGACCATCTCTCTGCCAGGTTGTTGCATCCAGTTGTATGTTTTTAGCTTCCTGGGCACTACTGAATGTTTTCTCCTGACTGGGATGTCCTATGACCGGTACTTGGCAATATGCAGACCGTTACATTATGTAACTCTGATGAGCCCCAGGACTTGCCTTCTTTTGGCAGTTGCTTCTTGGACATGTGGATTTGTGGCTCCTTCCTTCACAGTAATTACGACGTCTAAGCTGGCATTTTGCAGCCAGGGTGAAATTAACCACTTCTTTTGTGATTTAACAGCAGTGTTGAGACTTTCCTGTGAAGACACCAGCATCGTTAAGGTAACATCCCTGATCTTAGCTTCCATCATTACCCTGGTCCCATTTGTCCTGACCATTACATCCTACATCTATGTCATCCTAACCATCCTCGGAATCCCATCCACTGCTGGGAggaaaaaggccttttccacttgTTCCTCTCACCTCATTGTTGTATCAACTTTCTATGGGGCTCTGATCATCATGTATGTGGTGCCCTCAGGAAACCAGTCTCTGGATTTCAACAAGGTGTTCTCCCTGCTCTACACAGTGGTGACTCCCATGTTCAACCCCATtgtctacagcctgaggaacaaagagGTGAGAGATGCCTTGGGAAGAGTAATCCATAAAATGTTGCTTTCTCCCTTGATGTAG